The Neofelis nebulosa isolate mNeoNeb1 chromosome 16, mNeoNeb1.pri, whole genome shotgun sequence genome includes a window with the following:
- the WSB1 gene encoding WD repeat and SOCS box-containing protein 1 isoform X1, which translates to MASFPPRVNEKEIVRSRTIGELLAPAAPFDKKCGRENWTVAFAPDGSYFAWSQGHRTVKLVPWSQCLKNFLLHGTKNITNSSSLRLSRQNSDGAQKNKPREHIIDCGDIVWSLAFGSSVPEKQSRCVNIEWHRFRFGQDQLLLATGLNNGRIKIWDVYTGKLLLNLVDHTEVVRDLTFAPDGSLILVSASRDKTLRVWDLKDDGNMMKVLRGHQNWVYSCAFSPDSSMLCSVGASKAVFLWNMDKYTMIRKLEGHHHDVVACDFSPDGALLATASYDTRVYIWDPHTGDILMEFGHLFPPPTPIFAGGANDRWVRSVSFSHDGLHVASLADDKMVRFWRIDEDYPVQVAPLSNGLCCAFSTDGSVLAAGTHDGSVYFWATPRQVPSLQHLCRMSIRRVMPTQEVQELPVPSKVLEFLSYRI; encoded by the exons ATGGCCAGCTTTCCCCCGAGGGTCAACGAGAAAGAGATCG tgagaTCACGTACTATAGGTGAACTTTTAGCTCCAGCGGCTCCTTTTGATAAGAAATGTGGTCGTGAAAATTGGACTGTTGCTTTTGCTCCAGATGGTTCATACTTTGCTTGGTCACAAGGACATCGTACAGTAAAGCTTGTTCCGTGGTCCCAGTGCCTTAAGAACTT tctcTTGCATGGCACCAAGAATATCACCAATTCAAGCAGTTTGAGATTGTCAAGACAAAACAGTGATGGTGCTCAGAAAAATAAGCCTCGTGAACATATTATAGACTGTGGTGACATAGTCTGGAGTCTTGCTTTTGGATCTTCAGTTCCAGAAAAACAGAGTCGTTGTGTCAATATAGAATGGCATCGATTCAGATTTGGACAAGATCAGCTACTCCTTGCCACAGGATTAAACAACGGGCGTATCAAAATATGGGATGTATATACAG GAAAACTCCTCCTTAACTTGGTGGATCATACTGAAGTGGTCAGAGATTTAACTTTTGCTCCAGATGGGAGCTTGATCCTTGTATCAGCTTCAAGAGACAAAACTCTGAGAGTGTGGGACCTGAAAGATGATG gAAACATGATGAAAGTATTGAGGGGCCATCAGAACTGGGTGTATAGCTGTGCATTCTCTCCTGACTCGTCTATGCTGTGTTCAGTGGGAGCCAGTAAAGCA GTTTTCCTTTGGAATATGGATAAATATACCATGATACGGAAACTAGAAGGACATCACCATGATGTTGTAGCTTGTGACTTTTCTCCTGATGGAGCATTGCTGGCTACTGCATCTTATGATACTCGAGTATATATCTGGGATCCACATACTGGAGACATTCTGATGGAATTTGG GCACCTGTTTCCCCCGCCTACTCCAATATTTGCTGGAGGAGCAAATGACCGATGGGTACGATCTGTGTCTTTTAGTCATGATGGACTGCATGTTGCAAGCCTTGCTGATGATAA aaTGGTGAGGTTCTGGAGAATTGATGAAGATTATCCAGTTCAAGTTGCACCTTTGAGCAATGGTCTTTGCTGTGCCTTTTCTACTGATGGCAGTGTTTTAGCTGCTGG gACACATGATGGAAGTGTGTATTTTTGGGCCACTCCAAGGCAAGTCCCTAGCCTTCAACATTTATGTCGTATGTCAATCAGGAGAGTGATGCCCACCCAAGAAGTCCAGGAGCTGCCAGTTCCTTCCAAAGTGTTGGAGTTTCTCTCCTACCGCATTTAG
- the WSB1 gene encoding WD repeat and SOCS box-containing protein 1 isoform X2 → MASFPPRVNEKEIVRSRTIGELLAPAAPFDKKCGRENWTVAFAPDGSYFAWSQGHRTVKLVPWSQCLKNFLLHGTKNITNSSSLRLSRQNSDGAQKNKPREHIIDCGDIVWSLAFGSSVPEKQSRCVNIEWHRFRFGQDQLLLATGLNNGRIKIWDVYTGKLLLNLVDHTEVVRDLTFAPDGSLILVSASRDKTLRVWDLKDDGNMMKVLRGHQNWVYSCAFSPDSSMLCSVGASKAVVAAILV, encoded by the exons ATGGCCAGCTTTCCCCCGAGGGTCAACGAGAAAGAGATCG tgagaTCACGTACTATAGGTGAACTTTTAGCTCCAGCGGCTCCTTTTGATAAGAAATGTGGTCGTGAAAATTGGACTGTTGCTTTTGCTCCAGATGGTTCATACTTTGCTTGGTCACAAGGACATCGTACAGTAAAGCTTGTTCCGTGGTCCCAGTGCCTTAAGAACTT tctcTTGCATGGCACCAAGAATATCACCAATTCAAGCAGTTTGAGATTGTCAAGACAAAACAGTGATGGTGCTCAGAAAAATAAGCCTCGTGAACATATTATAGACTGTGGTGACATAGTCTGGAGTCTTGCTTTTGGATCTTCAGTTCCAGAAAAACAGAGTCGTTGTGTCAATATAGAATGGCATCGATTCAGATTTGGACAAGATCAGCTACTCCTTGCCACAGGATTAAACAACGGGCGTATCAAAATATGGGATGTATATACAG GAAAACTCCTCCTTAACTTGGTGGATCATACTGAAGTGGTCAGAGATTTAACTTTTGCTCCAGATGGGAGCTTGATCCTTGTATCAGCTTCAAGAGACAAAACTCTGAGAGTGTGGGACCTGAAAGATGATG gAAACATGATGAAAGTATTGAGGGGCCATCAGAACTGGGTGTATAGCTGTGCATTCTCTCCTGACTCGTCTATGCTGTGTTCAGTGGGAGCCAGTAAAGCA GTGGTGGCAGCAATATTGGTGTGA